One stretch of Archocentrus centrarchus isolate MPI-CPG fArcCen1 chromosome 5, fArcCen1, whole genome shotgun sequence DNA includes these proteins:
- the abhd14a gene encoding protein ABHD14A isoform X1, producing the protein MNFLRNRLVVLGLVLLATLLLYLLLPSIRQGSMEPSLDAQKMGLMATPPPALPTINVSIRTGQLPGDPPLFFREALPVDGAGRQILPRLQVVLLHGQAFTSKTWEELGTMALLATNGYQALAMDLPGYGKSPDSESLKTDQSRVDLLSRFMESLGVRAAVLLSPSMSGHYSLPFLMKNSAQLHGFIPVAPVGTRSYSPQQYQNIQTPTLIVFGALDTNLGAQSHKNLMQLPNHFVLKLEGARHACYMDKPREFHQGLIEFLSKLK; encoded by the exons ATGAATTTCTTGCGTAATCGTCTTGTTGTTCTGGGCCTGGTGTTGTTGGCCACGTTACTGCTGTACCTGCTGCTGCCATCCATTCGCCAGGGCAGCATGGAACCGTCCCTTGATGCTCAAAAAATGGGGCTGATGGCCacccctcctcctgctcttccGACCATCAATGTGTCTATTCGCACCGGACAGCTGCCCGGTGACCCTCCGCTGTTCTTCCGAGAGGCTTTGCCGGTGGATGGAGCTGGACGGCAGATACTGCCAAG GCTGCAAGTTGTCCTTCTGCATGGTCAGGCCTTCACATCCAAAACCTGGGAAGAACTTGGTACCATGGCCCTACTGGCAACAAACGGATATCAGGCCTTAGCGATGGACCTACCAG GCTATGGAAAATCACCAGACTCGGAATCTCTGAAGACTGACCAGAGTCGAGTTGACCTCCTTTCGAGGTTTATGGAGTCTTTGGGTGTGAGGGCAGCTGTGCTTTTGAGCCCATCAATGAGTGGACATTACTCCCTCCCCTTTCTCATGAAGAACAGTGCTCAGCTACATGGCTTTATTCCTGTAGCGCCAGTTGGCACCCGGAGTTACTCTCCACAGCAATACCAAAATATTCAG ACTCCCACTCTGATTGTGTTTGGAGCCTTGGATACAAATCTGGGTGCCCAATCCCACAAGAACCTCATGCAACTTCCAAATCACTTTGTGCTGAAGTTGGAAGGCGCGCGCCATGCCTGCTACATGGACAAACCCAGAGAATTTCACCAAGGATTGATCGAATTCCTCAGCAAACTGAAATGA
- the abhd14a gene encoding protein ABHD14A isoform X3, translating into MNFLRNRLVVLGLVLLATLLLYLLLPSIRQGSMEPSLDAQKMGLMATPPPALPTINVSIRTGQLPGDPPLFFREALPVDGAGRQILPRLQVVLLHGQAFTSKTWEELGTMALLATNGYQALAMDLPGYGKSPDSESLKTDQSRVDLLSRFMESLGVRAAVLLSPSMSGHYSLPFLMKNSAQLHGFIPVAPVGTRSYSPQQYQNIQRGLLL; encoded by the exons ATGAATTTCTTGCGTAATCGTCTTGTTGTTCTGGGCCTGGTGTTGTTGGCCACGTTACTGCTGTACCTGCTGCTGCCATCCATTCGCCAGGGCAGCATGGAACCGTCCCTTGATGCTCAAAAAATGGGGCTGATGGCCacccctcctcctgctcttccGACCATCAATGTGTCTATTCGCACCGGACAGCTGCCCGGTGACCCTCCGCTGTTCTTCCGAGAGGCTTTGCCGGTGGATGGAGCTGGACGGCAGATACTGCCAAG GCTGCAAGTTGTCCTTCTGCATGGTCAGGCCTTCACATCCAAAACCTGGGAAGAACTTGGTACCATGGCCCTACTGGCAACAAACGGATATCAGGCCTTAGCGATGGACCTACCAG GCTATGGAAAATCACCAGACTCGGAATCTCTGAAGACTGACCAGAGTCGAGTTGACCTCCTTTCGAGGTTTATGGAGTCTTTGGGTGTGAGGGCAGCTGTGCTTTTGAGCCCATCAATGAGTGGACATTACTCCCTCCCCTTTCTCATGAAGAACAGTGCTCAGCTACATGGCTTTATTCCTGTAGCGCCAGTTGGCACCCGGAGTTACTCTCCACAGCAATACCAAAATATTCAG AGGGGTCTTCTTCTTTGA
- the abhd14a gene encoding protein ABHD14A isoform X2 translates to MNFLRNRLVVLGLVLLATLLLYLLLPSIRQGSMEPSLDAQKMGLMATPPPALPTINVSIRTGQLPGDPPLFFREALPVDGAGRQILPRLQVVLLHGQAFTSKTWEELGTMALLATNGYQALAMDLPGYGKSPDSESLKTDQSRVDLLSRFMESLGVRAAVLLSPSMSGHYSLPFLMKNSAQLHGFIPVAPVGTRSYSPQQYQNIQQRGLLL, encoded by the exons ATGAATTTCTTGCGTAATCGTCTTGTTGTTCTGGGCCTGGTGTTGTTGGCCACGTTACTGCTGTACCTGCTGCTGCCATCCATTCGCCAGGGCAGCATGGAACCGTCCCTTGATGCTCAAAAAATGGGGCTGATGGCCacccctcctcctgctcttccGACCATCAATGTGTCTATTCGCACCGGACAGCTGCCCGGTGACCCTCCGCTGTTCTTCCGAGAGGCTTTGCCGGTGGATGGAGCTGGACGGCAGATACTGCCAAG GCTGCAAGTTGTCCTTCTGCATGGTCAGGCCTTCACATCCAAAACCTGGGAAGAACTTGGTACCATGGCCCTACTGGCAACAAACGGATATCAGGCCTTAGCGATGGACCTACCAG GCTATGGAAAATCACCAGACTCGGAATCTCTGAAGACTGACCAGAGTCGAGTTGACCTCCTTTCGAGGTTTATGGAGTCTTTGGGTGTGAGGGCAGCTGTGCTTTTGAGCCCATCAATGAGTGGACATTACTCCCTCCCCTTTCTCATGAAGAACAGTGCTCAGCTACATGGCTTTATTCCTGTAGCGCCAGTTGGCACCCGGAGTTACTCTCCACAGCAATACCAAAATATTCAG cAGAGGGGTCTTCTTCTTTGA
- the LOC115780160 gene encoding aminoacylase-1, protein MSADARAHTHAHTYLSRGTFRGCTWQRINHTMLPDKDGPGVGGGQSSPEGEDPSVTLFRDYLRLKTVHPEPDYDAALRFLDRIAEELELPMRKIEAFPGRVISIMTWEGTNPTLKSILLNSHTDVVPVYQEHWKYDAFSAFKDAEGNIYARGSQDMKCVTIQYIQAVRRLKAKGWKPVRTVHLMFVPDEEVGGHKGMDTFVKQPEFHKLNVGFALDEGLANPTEAFTVFYGERNPWWITVHCPGSPGHGSRFVENTAAEKLRHIINCFLDFREKEKHRLNTSECFTLGDVTTVNMTMVKGGMAYNVIPAEMDVSFDLRIPPTVNLQEFERQIKQWCKEAGDDVTYDFAQKHMNQNVTSTNENDPWWNAFSTACKALNMTLEKEIFPAATDSRFIRAVGIPAIGFSPMNQTPILLHDHNEYLNEQVFLKGISVYERLIPALASVAALPDEA, encoded by the exons ATGTCAGCtgacgcgcgcgcacacacacacgcgcacacctACCTGAGTCGTGGGACCTTCCGTGGCTGCACTTG GCAGAGGATAAATCACACCATGCTACCTGACAAAGATGGTCCAGGTGTTGGAGGCGGACAGAGCTCTCCTGAGGGAGAAGACCCCTCTGTGACTCTGTTCAGAGACTACCTCCGGCTCAAAACCGTCCACCCAGAGCCCGATTATG ATGCTGCTCTTAGGTTCCTAGACAGAATAGCGGAGGAGCTTGAACTACCCATGAGGAAGATCGAG GCTTTTCCAGGTAGAGTCATATCCATCATGACATGGGAGGGAACGAATCCCACTTTGAAGTCCATCTTGCTGAATTCCCACACAGACGTTGTACCTGTTTACCAG GAACATTGGAAGTACGATGCTTTCAGTGCTTTCAAAGATGCAGAGGGCAACATTTATGCCCGTGGATCACAGGACATGAAATGTGTAACTATACA GTACATCCAGGCAGTCAGGAGGCTGAAGGCAAAGGGATGGAAACCGGTGCGCACTGTGCATCTGATGTTTGTTCCTG atGAAGAAGTTGGAGGTCACAAGGGAATGGACACATTTGTGAAGCAGCCAGAGTTTCACAAGTTAAACGTCGGCTTTGCCCTTGATgaag GTCTGGCAAATCCCACTGAGGCTTTCACTGTGTTTTATGGAGAAAGGAACCCATGGT GGATTACTGTCCATTGCCCAGGCAGTCCAGGTCATGGGTCTCGGTTTGTGGAGAATACAGCTGCTGAGAAGCTG CGGCACATCATAAACTGCTTCCTGGACTtcagagagaaggaaaagcaCAG GCTAAATACTAGTGAGTGTTTTACACTTGGTGATGTCACCACAGTAAATATGACTATGGTCAAAGGGGGTATGGCCTACAATGTCATTCCAGCTGaaatggatgtcagctttgaccTAAGAATACCACCCACAGTAAATCTACAG GAGTTTGAGAGACAGATCAAGCAGTGGTGCAAGGAAGCAGGAGACGACGTCACCTATGACTTTGCTCAG aaacacatgaaccaaaatgtCACATCCACAAATGAGAATGATCCATGGTGGAATGCCTTCAGTACTGCCTGCAAGGCGTT GAATATGACTTTGGAAAAGGAGATCTTTCCTGCTGCCACAGATAGCCGTTTTATCCGAGCG GTGGGTATCCCTGCTATTGGCTTTTCTCCAATGAACCAGACACCAATCCTGCTGCATGATCACAACGAGTATCTGAATGAGCAAGTCTTCCTGAAAGGCATCAGCGTGTACGAGAGGCTCATCCCGGCTCTTGCCAGCGTTGCTGCTCTTCCTGATGAGGCTTAG